A region from the Clostridium beijerinckii genome encodes:
- a CDS encoding vanomycin resistance protein VanB translates to MEKGTGKRARASKKIIKKRKNIMLVIAAFIVIGVAALAAYSLSIKSIVKEWDNKIYPGVTVQDVDLGGMTKEEAKNKLTETFETAISNKKLPIVIGDKQYELIYSDIMPKYDIDVAVEQAYKFGKENGIFKKYMAIKNSDDEKSQISLGLSYDEEQLKKYEEKLQKDVTELAKDATISVENGKIVVKSGTEGRTINLDVLDKTLKENINEELNSTNKATVELEITKPRITNEDLSKIKGVMGTFSSNYATSAAGRSTNIEIATAAINGTIVMPGETFSFNDVVGPRTIERGYQEAGTYVGNKVEPGIGGGICQVSTAIYRAVMKANLRSVERTNHSMVVGYAQPGLDATVSYGYLDYKFKNTYDFPIYIKGSTAGKVMIYNIYGDTSALNGKTYDMVNEVLQTIPPETKVVADSSLPEGKEVSEGIGMIGYKARSYQVTYENGVEVKREVISTDNYASVGIVVKKGTQPATTVTPTIPPTSTPPVTPPTIANPA, encoded by the coding sequence GTGGAAAAAGGAACAGGTAAAAGAGCACGAGCTTCCAAGAAAATTATAAAGAAACGAAAGAATATTATGTTAGTAATAGCAGCGTTTATAGTAATAGGAGTTGCGGCATTAGCTGCATATTCATTATCAATAAAAAGTATAGTTAAAGAGTGGGATAATAAAATATATCCAGGAGTAACTGTACAAGATGTGGATCTTGGAGGTATGACTAAGGAAGAAGCAAAAAATAAGCTTACTGAAACATTTGAAACAGCTATAAGCAATAAAAAATTACCTATAGTTATAGGGGACAAGCAATACGAACTTATTTATTCAGATATAATGCCAAAATATGATATAGATGTAGCAGTAGAACAAGCTTATAAATTTGGAAAAGAAAATGGAATTTTTAAGAAATATATGGCCATAAAAAATTCGGATGATGAAAAAAGTCAGATTTCATTAGGCCTTTCATATGATGAAGAACAATTAAAAAAATATGAAGAGAAATTACAAAAGGATGTTACAGAATTAGCTAAGGATGCTACAATTAGTGTGGAAAATGGTAAGATAGTTGTTAAGTCTGGAACCGAAGGAAGAACAATAAATTTAGATGTGTTAGACAAAACGTTAAAAGAAAATATAAACGAGGAGCTTAATTCTACGAATAAAGCAACAGTAGAGTTAGAAATAACGAAACCAAGAATAACTAACGAAGATTTATCTAAAATAAAAGGTGTAATGGGGACTTTCTCATCTAACTACGCTACATCTGCAGCAGGTAGAAGTACTAATATAGAAATAGCAACTGCTGCAATAAATGGAACTATAGTTATGCCAGGAGAAACATTTAGTTTTAATGATGTCGTAGGACCTAGAACAATTGAAAGAGGATATCAAGAAGCTGGAACATATGTAGGAAATAAAGTAGAACCAGGAATTGGTGGGGGTATATGTCAAGTATCTACTGCTATTTATAGAGCAGTAATGAAAGCTAACTTAAGATCTGTTGAAAGAACAAATCATTCTATGGTAGTAGGTTATGCACAGCCAGGACTTGATGCAACAGTTTCTTATGGTTATTTAGATTACAAGTTTAAAAATACTTATGATTTCCCTATTTATATTAAAGGAAGTACTGCAGGCAAAGTAATGATTTATAATATATATGGAGATACTAGTGCATTAAACGGAAAAACATATGATATGGTAAATGAAGTTCTTCAAACTATACCACCTGAAACTAAGGTAGTAGCAGATAGTAGTTTGCCAGAAGGTAAAGAAGTGAGTGAAGGAATAGGGATGATTGGATATAAAGCAAGATCATATCAAGTCACTTATGAAAATGGAGTAGAAGTCAAGAGGGAAGTTATATCAACAGATAATTATGCAAGTGTTGGAATCGTGGTTAAAAAAGGAACGCAACCGGCGACAACTGTTACGCCAACAATACCACCAACATCAACACCGCCAGTAACACCACCTACAATAGCAAACCCAGCATAA
- a CDS encoding DNA-binding response regulator has translation MEKGTILIVDDEKEIRDLVDIYLKSDGYDTIQACDGLEAINLLQENDVDLIILDVMMPNLNGIEACLKIRELKEMPIIMLSAKSEDIDKILGLNMGADDYLTKPFNPLELIARVKSQLRRFHKFSKKIDLLSEDDNNIIHIDDLVINLETHEVLLGDNLLKLTPTEFDILLLLAQSRGKVFSIENIYESVWNQEFMTSDNTVMVHIRKIREKIEENPRSPRFIKTVWGVGYKIEK, from the coding sequence TTGGAAAAGGGAACTATTTTGATTGTTGATGACGAGAAGGAAATAAGGGATTTAGTTGATATATATCTTAAGAGTGATGGATATGATACCATACAAGCTTGTGATGGGTTAGAAGCAATTAATTTGCTACAAGAAAATGATGTGGATTTAATAATTTTGGATGTTATGATGCCTAATTTAAATGGAATAGAGGCTTGCTTGAAAATTAGAGAGTTGAAAGAAATGCCTATAATAATGTTATCAGCTAAAAGTGAAGATATAGATAAAATATTAGGACTTAATATGGGAGCTGATGATTATTTAACAAAACCATTTAATCCATTGGAACTCATTGCCCGGGTAAAATCTCAACTTAGAAGGTTTCATAAGTTTAGCAAGAAAATAGATTTATTATCAGAAGATGATAATAATATAATTCACATAGATGATTTAGTTATAAATTTAGAAACTCATGAAGTGTTACTAGGAGATAATCTGTTAAAACTTACTCCAACAGAATTTGATATTTTATTATTGCTTGCACAAAGTCGAGGGAAAGTATTTTCCATAGAAAATATTTATGAGAGTGTTTGGAATCAAGAATTTATGACATCAGATAATACCGTTATGGTGCATATAAGAAAAATAAGAGAGAAAATTGAGGAAAATCCAAGAAGTCCTAGATTCATAAAAACTGTTTGGGGGGTAGGATATAAAATTGAAAAATAA
- a CDS encoding muramidase produces MQDKNPNSRFGVDINEYTQSVQFDILATKVDFLYLRASGSATGRFRPDKKFVEFAAASRNYGIPVGAYHFSLPSYDLTDADRQCDDFINILQEGFGNKDYGDLFPVIDVEAPTDKSISTKTLIDWIDRFRKRFERKTRRRLMIYTGVDFIERYDNFYIPGRGYPLKNMPLWIAMYTKIPINPKFPPNAGGWTRWRIWQYSEDATVSGIGNPVDANWGPDNIDLLTQPDVVTGLRGRFENGNIYVSWNKNKDVDLLGYNIFVNKEWVGTVDENATNYLITRNKLNVQKNIPIEVTIEAFDYDGETSKTRAKVNL; encoded by the coding sequence ATGCAAGATAAAAACCCTAATAGTCGTTTTGGAGTAGATATAAATGAATATACCCAAAGTGTTCAATTTGATATACTGGCAACGAAAGTAGATTTTTTATATTTAAGAGCTTCAGGATCAGCAACAGGAAGATTTAGACCTGATAAAAAATTCGTGGAATTTGCAGCTGCTAGTAGAAACTATGGAATTCCTGTTGGAGCATATCATTTTTCATTACCATCTTATGATTTGACTGATGCTGATAGACAATGTGATGATTTTATAAATATACTGCAGGAGGGATTTGGAAACAAAGATTATGGAGATTTATTTCCTGTTATAGATGTAGAAGCACCTACAGATAAATCAATATCTACAAAAACATTAATTGATTGGATTGATAGATTTAGAAAAAGATTTGAAAGAAAAACTAGAAGAAGACTTATGATTTACACAGGAGTAGATTTTATAGAACGTTATGATAATTTCTATATTCCAGGACGTGGTTATCCTTTAAAGAATATGCCATTATGGATTGCTATGTATACAAAGATTCCTATTAATCCTAAATTTCCGCCAAATGCTGGAGGATGGACTAGATGGAGAATATGGCAATATAGTGAAGATGCAACTGTTTCGGGAATTGGAAATCCAGTTGATGCAAATTGGGGCCCAGATAATATAGATCTATTAACTCAACCTGATGTTGTTACTGGTTTACGAGGAAGATTCGAAAATGGAAACATATATGTTTCTTGGAATAAGAATAAAGATGTAGATTTGTTAGGATATAATATTTTTGTAAATAAAGAATGGGTAGGTACAGTTGATGAAAATGCTACAAATTATTTGATAACTAGAAATAAATTAAATGTTCAAAAAAATATTCCTATAGAAGTTACAATTGAAGCTTTTGATTATGATGGAGAAACATCTAAAACACGTGCTAAAGTAAATTTATAG
- a CDS encoding tRNA (uridine(34)/cytosine(34)/5-carboxymethylaminomethyluridine(34)-2'-O)-methyltransferase TrmL, with translation MNLNIVLYEPEIPQNTGNIARTCVLTDSKLHLIKPLGFEINDKQVRRAGLDYWKDLQLEIHESYEDFINKYGDKRIFLATTHGGTHFDEIAFEEGDFIMFGRESSGVPEAVHNRHTGLRVPMIKSSTRSLNLSNTAAIIAYEALRQIGFPNMK, from the coding sequence TTGAATTTAAATATAGTATTATATGAACCTGAAATACCCCAAAATACAGGCAATATTGCAAGAACTTGTGTTCTTACAGATAGTAAATTGCATTTAATAAAACCATTAGGATTTGAAATAAATGATAAACAAGTTAGAAGAGCAGGTTTAGATTATTGGAAAGACTTACAATTAGAAATACATGAAAGCTATGAAGATTTTATAAATAAATACGGAGATAAAAGAATATTTTTAGCCACTACTCATGGAGGAACCCATTTTGATGAAATTGCCTTTGAAGAAGGAGATTTTATAATGTTTGGAAGAGAATCTAGTGGAGTTCCGGAAGCAGTGCATAATAGACATACTGGCCTTAGAGTTCCTATGATAAAATCAAGTACTAGAAGTTTAAATTTGTCAAATACAGCAGCTATAATTGCTTATGAAGCTTTAAGACAAATAGGATTTCCTAATATGAAATAA
- a CDS encoding two-component sensor histidine kinase, with translation MKNNNSQKHINSNYNISDLKIVKRIEQLVSSTKKKIKKSIRFELMMVIGICFLISFIFYNFTNNLLKREYTEPKITYDYDSIERGASNLAKQIELEKNLSLEDKDRVNKILENVSSSDKSYITDLDGKVLYKTTNVVEENIDIYSALKSAMTNVNYEKIGEVKEKNYIMPLKVGSERIYLIYSKIPEATIKYNTINTSNSSLALILTFIVFIVSFVIITNNKMKYLDEIALGLKIIASGNLSYRIKEKGTDEIKNIAYNINYMATEIGEKINAERDAEKTKTDLITNVSHDLRTPLTSVMGYIGLVIQNRYKDEEEMKEYLNIAFNKAERLKLLIEDLFEYTKLNNNGITLTKTKVNLSEFLSQLIEELTPLFDENKLTVYRKFETEKISVLIDTLKMLRVFENLITNAIKYSYKPGEILIGLYEKNNTVIVVFRNKGDHLSKEKAEKLFDRFYRLDESRNTNTGGSGLGLAISKNIVELHEGKIWAESVGDNISFYVQLNL, from the coding sequence TTGAAAAATAATAATTCTCAAAAACATATAAATTCAAACTATAATATATCAGATTTAAAGATAGTAAAACGTATTGAACAGCTAGTTAGCAGTACGAAGAAAAAGATTAAAAAGAGTATTAGATTTGAACTTATGATGGTTATTGGAATATGTTTTTTGATATCATTTATTTTTTATAATTTTACAAATAATCTTTTGAAAAGAGAATATACAGAGCCTAAAATAACATATGATTATGATTCTATTGAAAGAGGAGCTAGTAATTTAGCTAAACAAATAGAGTTAGAAAAAAATCTAAGTTTAGAAGATAAGGATAGAGTTAATAAGATTTTAGAAAATGTATCAAGTAGTGATAAAAGCTATATAACAGATTTGGATGGAAAAGTATTATACAAAACCACAAATGTAGTTGAAGAAAATATAGATATTTATAGTGCATTAAAAAGTGCCATGACAAATGTAAATTATGAAAAAATTGGAGAAGTAAAAGAGAAAAATTATATAATGCCATTGAAAGTGGGGAGTGAAAGAATTTATTTGATATATTCAAAAATTCCAGAGGCAACCATAAAATATAATACAATTAATACATCAAATTCATCTTTAGCATTGATTCTAACATTTATAGTATTTATAGTTTCTTTTGTTATTATAACAAATAACAAAATGAAGTATTTAGATGAAATTGCACTTGGTCTTAAAATAATAGCAAGTGGAAATTTAAGCTATAGAATAAAAGAAAAAGGTACAGATGAAATTAAGAATATAGCTTATAATATTAATTATATGGCTACAGAAATAGGAGAAAAAATTAATGCAGAAAGAGATGCGGAGAAAACAAAAACAGATCTAATAACGAACGTTTCTCATGATTTAAGAACCCCTCTAACATCCGTAATGGGGTATATAGGACTTGTAATTCAAAACAGGTATAAAGATGAAGAGGAAATGAAGGAATATTTAAATATAGCATTTAATAAAGCGGAAAGGCTAAAATTACTAATTGAGGATTTGTTTGAATATACTAAGCTAAATAATAATGGAATAACATTAACAAAAACTAAAGTTAATTTATCAGAGTTTTTATCGCAACTAATAGAGGAATTAACACCACTATTTGATGAAAATAAATTGACAGTATATAGAAAATTTGAAACGGAAAAGATATCTGTTTTAATAGATACCTTAAAAATGCTTAGAGTATTTGAGAATTTAATAACTAATGCAATAAAATATTCATATAAACCAGGAGAAATATTAATAGGCTTATATGAAAAAAATAATACTGTAATTGTAGTCTTTAGAAACAAAGGAGATCATCTTTCAAAGGAAAAAGCAGAGAAATTATTTGATAGATTTTATAGACTAGATGAATCAAGAAATACTAATACGGGAGGATCTGGGCTTGGGCTTGCAATTTCAAAGAATATAGTAGAATTACATGAAGGTAAGATATGGGCTGAATCAGTAGGAGATAATATAAGCTTCTATGTACAACTAAACTTATAA